The following is a genomic window from Saprospiraceae bacterium.
CGGGATTGGTAGTCAATATTTTTGTTAAGGAAGGTGATTCTGTGTTGGAAGGTGACAAGTTACTTACTCTGGAAGCCATGAAAATGGAAAACATCCTGAAATCACCGGGAGACGGTATCATTAAGAAAATAAATATAGGAAAAACACAAACTGTAGATAAAAATCAGATTTTGATTGAATTTGAATGATACGTCATTCAGCATCATTCTTTTTTTGATATAGGGTTTTGTTGTTTATTTTTTTCAGGCATTTTTTTACCGAAATGCTGTACCCAGTATTTGTCAACTTTTGCGACTGCCATTTCTTCCACTCTCGGGTGCATCAGCATGGTGCAGTGTTGATAACTTTTTAACCAGTCGTTAAGGACTTCTTCAAATGTTTTTTGTCCTTCGCCGAGATTTTCTCCTGCGACCATCCAATTATATCCTGCTTTCTGAAGTCTCTCGCCTATATTGAGACCATCTTTGGAGAAGTGAGCAAAAAAATTAAAATCCTTCATTTCTTTTGCCTGGGTAAAAGCACTTTTGTACAATATACCATCCCAGACTATCGGTTGCACTGGTTCCATGTACCTTCTTCCACAATAGCACCCTTTGCTTCTGATGTTATTGACTGAATCTATCATCAGTTTTTTTTGTTCAATTGCAGGTTCAGCAAAATCATTTTCAACTGTTCCTACAAATAAAAAACTTAAAAGCATGATCCATTTCATAAAAATATCAATATTGCCAAGGATTCGAAATTCTAAAATAAACGGAAAAATTAAGAATGTGTTTTTAAACGAGCACATTATCATGCAATTTTAACGCATTTTTAATAATAAACAGAATTTTGAAAGGTTTTTTCTTTAATTATAAAAATGCAGCACCAAAAACACCGGCAGAATCTCCCAACGTTGGCTTGAAGAATTTTGTATCTAATCGAAGATTAAAAACATGTTTTTTAACTTCTTCAACTCCTTTAGTATACAGCTCATCAATATTTCCGACTCCTCCGCCGATCACTATGGCATCTGGATCGATGATATTGATCACCACAGATACAGCTTTTCCAAAAAAATGAAATAATCTTTCCATAGTTGCTGTGGCATGTATATCGCCCTCCTTTCTGTAAGCATCCACAATTTCTTTTAATGATTTCCTTGCCCCTGATATCTGTTCGTAAAATTTTTCCAGAGCTGGCCCAGAAATGATCGTCTCGACACATCCGGTTTTACCACAGTAGCATGATCCTCCTGAATCATCAAGGTGATTGTGTCCCCACTCTCCACAGATACCTTGTCTGCCATTGAGAACTTTTCCATCAACAACCAATCCGCCGCCAACCCCTGTGCCCATAATCACTCCGAAAACAACTTTAGCCTCGGGCATGTGATCTTTTATGCACCCGAAATTAGTTTCTGCGACTGCGAAACAGTTTGCATCATTGCTCAGAATAAAAGGAATACCCACTAATGAGTTGATATCTTCATTTAGATTTTGACCATTGAGTGATGTGCTGTTACAATTTTTCATCGCATATTGTATCGGATCATAACTCCCCGGTGTACCCATACCGATTTTTACAGGTTTCAGTCCCGTATTGGCAGCAAGGAGGTCCACCATTTTTTTGATTTGTGAAAGCACGTGATGATAACCAAATTGGCCTTCAGTAGGTATGCGTTGTCTGGTTAATATATCTCCGGTGGCAGGATTAAGAACAATACCTTCAATTTTTGTACCACCAAGGTCAATACCCCAAAGGGTCTCCATAATAATTACATTTTATGCACAAATATAATGTTTTTTGGTAGTAATAGACAAAATTAATGTTAATTTTTTCTTTTAGTTGAGTAATGGACAAAATTAATGCACTTTATTTTTTCGATTTAGCAAAGTAGACTTAAATAGGCAATACATTTGCATTGTCTTTGGTGAAACACAATCAGGCTCTGCTGGGGAGCAACCTGCTCAGGGATAGCCATTGATGTTGGGGAAAAAGTTTTCTTCTTGGGGGTGTATCAAAATACCCCCTTTTTTAATTATTTTAAACTTTTACTCAACATACATGCCTTAAAAAACCCATGTCATGTAGGCTTGTTTTATGTTTTTAAATAAGCATTTATAAATTTTATTTTCCTTTCTTTATTTAGCCCATTGTGGTTTCTCAGTTTAGATTTTAGATCAGAAAATGTTCCATCTACAGTATTTGTAGTGTTTGGAACATCCTCCAACTTCTTACAGGTAAATAAATATGGTAAATGTCTTTTTAAACTATTATAGGCTGATCTTAGCCTTTTATGTGTGTAATGCGACTTATTTGTTATTGGATTTAGAGTTCTCTCATTATAAAAATCTTTCCATTCTTCCATCCAATTCTCAAGACTCTTAATAAAGTCCGCTTCATTTGAAGCACCTAAACTCTCCACGATCTTCCATAACAATATCGAAGCTTCAAGTTTTGG
Proteins encoded in this region:
- a CDS encoding ROK family protein, yielding METLWGIDLGGTKIEGIVLNPATGDILTRQRIPTEGQFGYHHVLSQIKKMVDLLAANTGLKPVKIGMGTPGSYDPIQYAMKNCNSTSLNGQNLNEDINSLVGIPFILSNDANCFAVAETNFGCIKDHMPEAKVVFGVIMGTGVGGGLVVDGKVLNGRQGICGEWGHNHLDDSGGSCYCGKTGCVETIISGPALEKFYEQISGARKSLKEIVDAYRKEGDIHATATMERLFHFFGKAVSVVINIIDPDAIVIGGGVGNIDELYTKGVEEVKKHVFNLRLDTKFFKPTLGDSAGVFGAAFL
- a CDS encoding CAP domain-containing protein, which encodes MKWIMLLSFLFVGTVENDFAEPAIEQKKLMIDSVNNIRSKGCYCGRRYMEPVQPIVWDGILYKSAFTQAKEMKDFNFFAHFSKDGLNIGERLQKAGYNWMVAGENLGEGQKTFEEVLNDWLKSYQHCTMLMHPRVEEMAVAKVDKYWVQHFGKKMPEKNKQQNPISKKE